The Carassius auratus strain Wakin chromosome 5, ASM336829v1, whole genome shotgun sequence genome includes a window with the following:
- the LOC113076851 gene encoding spectrin beta chain, non-erythrocytic 1-like isoform X1, translated as MSTISPTDFDSVEIQQQYNDINNRWDIAAETEWDNENSSARLFERSRIKALADEREAVQKKTFNKWVNSHLGRVTCRIGDLYTDLRDGRMLIRLLEVLSGEQLPKPTKGRMRIHCLENVDKALQFLKEQKVHLENMGSHDIVDGNHRLTLGLIWTIILRFQIQDISVETEDNKEKKSAKDALLLWCQMKTAGYPNVNVHNFTTSWRDGLAFNAIVHKHRSDLIDFDNLKRSNAHYNLQNAFNVAEKELGLTKLLDPEDVNVDQPDEKSIITYVATYYHYFSKMKALAVEGKRIGKVLDYAIEADQLIEKYETLASELLQWIEQTIVTLNDRQLANSLSAVQNQLQAFNTYRTVEKPPKFTEKGNLEVLLFTIQSKMRANNQKVYIPREGKLISDINKAWERLEKAEHERELALRNELIRQEKLEMLAARFDRKAAMRETWLSENQRLVSQDNFGVDLGAVEAATRKHEAIETDIQAYGERVAAVEAVARELEAERYHEVRRILARRDNVLRLWEYLKELLAARRERLNAHRDLQRLLQEMSYIMDWMEDMKSRLQSQDSGKHLHDVEDLLQKHTLVEADISAQAERVKAVQAAAKRFTSDEQSYKPCDPTLVEEKVDLLGRAYGELSQLAADRRARLDDSRRLWQFLWELGEEAAWIREQEQILSGGDYGKDLSSALHLLSKHEAFRDEMAARYSPLGNSIASGEAMVKEGHYGAPEVTERIKDVKAQWSHLEEASKLHEQRLKESVAFHQFQTDGNDMEAWILETLRQVSSQEVGHDEFSTQTLARKQREVEEEIQSHRPLIDSLHEQASTLPEAYAQSPQVQGRLPAIEQQYEELEGLSSSWRQALDGALALYRMFSEASACQQWVGEKEQWLHNMEIPTKLEDLEVVQQRFETLEPEMNTLGARITDVNQVAEQLLGSDNRNKEQIDQTQNQLNKRWSDFQSLSDQRKQALESALNIQNYHLECNEIKSWMKEKTKVIESTQSLGNDLAGVMALQRKLTGMERDLEAIQGKLDDLRCEAEKLASEHPEQEEEIKGRLAEIQEVWEELRATMKRREESLGEASKLQGFLRDLDDFQAWLSRTQTTVASEDTPTSLAEAERLLAQHEAIKNEVDNYKDDYEKMRATGVEVTQGQTDAQHMFLAQRLQALDTGWHELRRMWESRHCVLAQAFDFQTLLRDANQAEGFLSSQEYVLSHTEMPSSLQGAVEAIKKHEDFLTTMEASEEKINGVVDSGRRLISDGNTYADKIQEKTDSIQERHQKNKQAANELLGKLKDNRELQHFLQDGQELTLWINEKMLTAQDMSYDEARNLHSKWQKHQAFMAELASNKDWLDKIDKEGQVLVKEKPELEQTVSETMSSLQKQWEELESTTQAKAQCLFDANRAELFTQSCSALDSWLQNISSQLQSDDFGKDLTSVNILLKKHQMLENQMEVREKEVQSLQSQALALAQEDSGIMEVDGQQRRVTDSFSKLQDPLRQRRQCLLASKEAHQFNRDLEDEILWVKERMPLTTSTDHGKDLPSVQLLIKKNQTLQKEIQGHQPRIDDIQAHGRTMSPGKESEMDSERRAALDERLAELRELWALLISETEKRNMRLEEANRAQQFYTDAAEAEAWMGEQELHMMSEEKAKDEQSALVMVKKHQILEQALEDYAQTIHQLANSSRLMVNSEHPESERITLRQAQVDKLYAGLKDLAEERRAKLQERLRLTQLKREVDDLEQWIAEREVVAGSHELGQDYEHVTMLRDKFREFARDTSTIGQERVDGVNAQADDLIESGHPENASVAEWKDGLNEAWADLLELIDTRTQMLAASYELHRFHQDAQEALGLIKEKKETLAGAELGRDLNTVQHFLRQHTAYEHDVQALSGQVTQVQDDAARLQKAYAGEKADDILRHERAVTEAWEGLQSATQARRLLLLDTVEKFRFLNMVRDLMLWMEGINLQIQSHDSPRDVSSAGLVIANHQDIKSEIETRADSFSACSEMGRTLTNNDHYASDEIQEKLDQLQAKRTEINQKWQEKMDHLQIVLEVLQFGRDASMAESWLAGQEPLVRAAELGSNVDEVESLIKRHEAFEKLAAGWEDRFTQLEKLTTLEEQEIQRKREEEERARRPPTPPPVEEVVQSEINDSAARTSLDQTTLNQSVSVNGAYSDQDTSQSLLVSVSELQKPEPKQESKLQSNPVSKPVPKPHKAQERGSESESVNGPGRDSGLDSASRQDPSATLPGRGGAEPATDAMEGILCRKQEMESHNKKAATRSWQNVYCVLRKGSLGFYKDNKSAANGVPYHGEVPISLSDAVCEVAHDYKKRKHVFKLRLGDGKEFLFQAKDEAEMSSWIQAIQSTLTSTERSPGATRGLIRAMTMPPISPSSGDAGGVTMRNKDGKERDREKRFSFFGKKK; from the exons ATGAGAGAGAAGCAGTGCAGAAGAAGACCTTCAATAAATGGGTGAACTCTCACCTGGGTCGCGTGACCTGCAGGATTGGTGACCTCTACACTGACCTCCGTGATGGACGTATGCTTATTCGACTGCTGGAGGTCCTCTCTGGGGAGCAACTG CCAAAGCCCACCAAAGGCCGTATGCGCATCCACTGTTTGGAGAACGTTGACAAGGCTCTGCAGTTCCTGAAGGAACAAAAGGTTCATCTGGAGAATATGGGTTCTCATGACATTGTTGATGGAAACCACCGCCTCACACTTGGACTCATTTGGACCATAATTCTCCGTTTCCAG ATCCAAGACATTAGCGTTGAGACAGAGGACAACAAAGAGAAGAAATCAGCCAAAGATGCTCTGCTGCTGTGGTGTCAGATGAAGACTGCAGG GTACCCAAATGTCAATGTCCACAACTTTACTACCAGCTGGAGAGATGGTCTAGCATTCAATGCCATAGTGCACAAACACAG GTCAGACTTGATTGACTTTGATAACCTCAAGCGCTCTAATGCCCACTATAACCTGCAGAATGCCTTTAATGTGGCAGAGAAGGAGCTGGGTCTTACCAAGCTACTGGATCCAGAGG ATGTGAATGTTGATCAGCCTGATGAGAAGTCCATCATCACGTATGTGGCTACATACTACCACTACTTCAGCAAGATGAAGGCGCTCGCCGTAGAGGGCAAGAGAATCGGCAAG gTGCTGGACTATGCCATCGAAGCAGATCAGCTCATAGAGAAATACGAGACTCTGGCCTCAGAGCTGCTGCAGTGGATTGAGCAAACCATTGTTACCCTTAATGATCGTCAGCTCGCTAACTCACTCAGTGCGGTTCAGAACCAGCTACAGGCCTTTAATACTTACCGCACCGTTGAGAAACCGCCTAA ATTCACTGAAAAGGGAAATTTGGAGGTTTTGCTCTTCACCATTCAGAGTAAAATGAGAGCAAACAATCAGAAAGTCTACATCCCAAGAGAGGGAAAACTCatctctgacatcaacaag GCATGGGAGAGGCTGGAGAAAGCGGAACACGAGAGGGAGTTGGCACTGAGAAATGAACTGATTCGTCAGGAGAAGCTGGAGATGTTGGCTGCACGTTTTGACCGCAAAGCAGCCATGAGAGAAACCTGGCTCAGCGAAAACCAGCGGCTGGTCTCACAG GACAATTTTGGTGTTGACCTGGGTGCTGTGGAAGCAGCCACTCGCAAACACGAGGCCATCGAGACCGACATCCAGGCATACGGTGAGCGCGTAGCAGCCGTAGAAGCTGTTGCTCGAGAACTGGAGGCAGAGAGATATCATGAAGTGCGCCGCATACTGGCACGAAGGGATAACGTTCTTAGACTTTGGGAGTATCTGAAAGAACTACTTGCTGCACGACGAGAGAGGCTGAATGCACACAGAGACCTGCAGCGCCTTCTACAGGAGATGAGCTACATCATGGACTGGATGGAAGACATGAAG aGTCGTCTGCAATCTCAGGACAGTGGGAAACACCTTCATGATGTGGAGGACttgctgcaaaaacacacacttgTGGAAGCTGATATATCTGCACAGGCCGAGCGAGTCAAAGCTGTGCAGGCCGCTGCAAAGAGATTTACTTCAGATGAACAGA GTTATAAGCCATGTGACCCCACTCTGGTTGAAGAGAAGGTGGATCTTCTAGGCCGAGCATACGGAGAACTGAGCCAGCTGGCAGCGGATCGACGAGCTCGACTGGATGACTCGCGAAGACTGTGGCAGTTCCTGTGGGAGCTGGGAGAGGAGGCCGCCTGGATCAGAGAGCAGGAGCAGATCCTGTCTGGAGGAGACTACGGAAAGGACTTGAGCTCTGCTCTTCACCTCCTGTCTAAACATGAGGCCTTCAGAGATGAGATGGCAGCCCGGTATAGCCCTCTGGGGAACAGCATTGCAAGCGGAGaggccatggtgaaggaaggccACTATGGAGCCCCTGAGGTGACAGAGCGAATCAAGGATGTGAAAGCACAGTGGTCGCACCTGGAGGAG GCTTCAAAGTTGCATGAGCAGAGGCTAAAAGAGTCTGTAGCTTTTCATCAGTTCCAGACAGACGGCAATGACATGGAGGCCTGGATACTGGAAACACTAAGACAG GTGTCTAGTCAAGAAGTTGGCCACGATGAGTTTTCTACACAGACTCTGGCCAGAAAGCAGAGAGAGGTGGAGGAGGAGATTCAAAGCCACCGACCACTCATCGACTCACTACATGAACAGGCCTCAACACTGCCTGAAGCATACGCACAGTCTCCACAG GTTCAGGGCCGTCTCCCAGCAATAGAGCAGCAATATGAAGAGTTAGAGGGGTTGTCGTCATCATGGCGACAGGCCTTAGATGGAGCGCTTGCATTGTATCGCATGTTTAGTGAAGCTAGTGCCTGCCAGCAGTGGGTTGGAGAAAAAGAACAGTGGCTGCACAACATGGAGATTCCCACCAAACTAGAGGATCTGGAGGTGGTCCAGCAGAG GTTTGAAACTCTGGAGCCAGAGATGAACACATTGGGTGCTCGCATAACTGATGTCAATCAAGTGGCTGAACAGCTGCTTGGATCAGACAACCGCAACAAAGAGCAAATCGACCAGACACAGAACCAACTCAATAAAAG GTGGTCTGATTTCCAGAGTCTGTCCGACCAGCGTAAACAAGCTCTGGAATCAGCACTGAATATCCAAAACTACCATCTAGAGTGTAATGAGATCAAGAGCTGGATGAAGGAGAAGACAAAGGTCATTGAGTCCACACAGAGCCTTGGAAATGACCTGGCTGGAGTCATGGCCCTCCAGCGTAAACTCACTGGTATGGAAAGAGACCTGGAGGCCATACAG GGTAAGTTGGATGACCTGCGTTGTGAGGCAGAGAAGTTGGCGTCTGAGCACCCTGAGCAGGAGGAGGAGATCAAGGGTCGACTGGCTGAAATCCAGGAGGTGTGGGAGGAGCTTCGAGCCACAATGAAACGGCGCGAGGAGTCGTTGGGCGAAGCCTCTAAGCTTCAGGGCTTCCTTAGAGATCTTGATGACTTCCAGGCCTGGTTGTCCCGTACACAGACCACTGTGGCATCCGAGGACACACCTACATCTCTAGCGGAAGCAGAGCGTCTGCTGGCTCAACATGAGGCCATCAAGAATGAAGTAGATAACTACAAGGACGATTATGAGAAGATGAGAGCCACTGGAGTTGAG GTGACTCAGGGACAGACGGATGCCCAGCACATGTTTCTAGCACAGCGACTGCAAGCGTTGGACACCGGCTGGCATGAGCTGAGGAGAATGTGGGAGAGCCGCCACTGTGTCCTCGCTCAGGCCTTTGATTTCCAAACCTTGCTACGAGATGCAAACCAGGCAGAGGGCTTCCTCAGTAGCCAG GAGTATGTTCTATCACACACAGAGATGCCCTCCAGCCTGCAAGGGGCTGTGGAGGCCATCAAGAAACACGAGGACTTCCTCACCACAATGGAGGCCAGTGAAGAAAAGATCAATGGCGTGGTCGATTCTGGACGAAGACTCATATCTGATGGCAACACCTATGCAGACAAGATTCAGGAGAAGACAGACTCCATTCAGGAAAG GCACCAGAAGAACAAACAAGCTGCTAATGAGCTGCTGGGTAAACTGAAGGATAACAGAGAGCTGCAGCACTTCCTACAGGATGGACAAGAG CTGACTTTGTGGATAAATGAGAAAATGTTGACAGCTCAGGACATGTCCTATGATGAGGCTAGAAACCTTCACAGCAAGTGGCAGAAGCACCAGGCCTTCATGGCAGAGCTAGCCTCCAATAAAGACTGGCTGGACAAGATTGACAAG GAGGGTCAGGTGTTGGTAAAGGAGAAGCCTGAGCTGGAGCAGACGGTATCAGAGACTATGAGCAGCCTGCAGAAGCAGTGGGAGGAGCTAGAGAGCACCACTCAAGCCAAGGCTCAGTGTCTGTTTGACGCTAACCGAGCTGAACTTTTCACACAGAGCTGCTCAGCGCTGGACTCATGGCTCCAGAACATCTCCTCTCAACTCCAAAGTGATGACTTCGGAAAAGATCTCACCAGTGTCAACatcctgctcaagaaacatcag ATGCTGGAGAATCAGATGGAGGTGCGTGAGAAAGAGGTCCAGTCTCTGCAGTCACAGGCTCTGGCCTTGGCCCAAGAGGATTCTGGGATAATGGAGGTGGATGGGCAGCAGAGAAGGGTGACAGACAGCTTCTCTAAACTGCAGGACCCTTTAAGACAGAGAAGGCAGTGTCTTCTTGCTTCAAAGGAGGCTCATCAGTTCAACAGAGACCTTGAGGATGAAATT TTATGGGTGAAGGAAAGGATGCCTCTCACCACATCCACAGACCACGGTAAAGATCTGCCCAGTGTCCAGCTGCTCATCAAAAAGAATCAG ACTCTGCAAAAGGAGATTCAGGGCCATCAGCCCCGTATCGATGACATCCAGGCTCATGGTAGGACCATGTCCCCTGGGAAGGAGTCAGAGATGGACAGTGAGAGAAGAGCTGCTCTGGATGAGCGTCTGGCGGAGCTGAGGGAATTGTGGGCCCTTTTGATTTCTGAGACGGAAAAGAGGAACATGAGACTAGAAGAGGCTAACCGAGCGCAGCAGTTTTACACAGATGCTGCAGAGGCTGAGGCCTGGATGGGAGAACAAGAGCTTCATATGATGTCAGAGGAAAAGGCGAAG GATGAGCAGAGTGCTTTGGTGATGGTGAAGAAACACCAAATTCTGGAGCAGGCTCTAGAGGACTACGCTCAAACCATCCATCAGCTGGCCAATAGCAGCAGACTTATGGTGAATAGTGAACACCCAGAGAG TGAAAGAATTACTCTGAGGCAGGCCCAGGTGGATAAACTGTACGCAGGGTTGAAGGATCTGGCGGAAGAGAGGAGGGCCAAACTGCAGGAGAGACTGAGACTGACCCAGCTGAAGAGAGAGGTGGATGATTTAGAGCAGTGGATCGCCGAAAGAGAGGTTGTCGCTGGGTCTCACGAACTCGGACAAGACTACGAACATGTGACA ATGTTGCGTGACAAGTTTCGGGAGTTTGCGCGGGACACCAGCACGATTGGTCAGGAGCGTGTGGATGGAGTGAACGCCCAGGCAGATGATCTTATTGAGTCAGGTCATCCGGAAAACGCCAGTGTGGCTGAGTGGAAGGATGGGCTCAATGAGGCCTGGGCCGACCTGCTGGAGCTCATCGACACACGCACACAGATGCTTGCCGCCTCATATGAGTTGCACCGCTTCCACCAAGACGCCCAGGAAGCTCTGGGGCTCATAAAGGAGAAAAAGGAGACGCTAGCAGGGGCCGAACTTGGACGGGACTTGAACACTGTCCAGCACTTTCTTAGGCAGCATACGGCGTATGAGCATGATGTGCAGGCACTCAGTGGGCAG GTCACACAGGTTCAGGACGATGCTGCACGTCTGCAGAAAGCGTACGCTGGAGAGAAAGCTGATGACATCCTTCGCCACGAGCGTGCAGTCACTGAGGCCTGGGAGGGGCTTCAATCTGCCACTCAAGCCAGACGGCTGCTCCTACTGGACACAGTGGAGAAGTTCAGATTCTTAAACATGGTCAGAGACCTCATGCTGTGGATGGAAGGAATCAACTTGCAGATCCAGTCACACGACAGCCCAAG GGATGTCTCCTCAGCTGGTCTGGTCATCGCCAACCATCAGGATATTAAGTCTGAGATAGAGACTAGAGCAGACAGCTTTAGTGCATGCAGTGAAATGGGACGCACCCTCACCAACAACGACCACTATGCTTCAGATGAG ATTCAAGAGAAATTGGATCAGCTTCAGGCCAAACGCACTGAAATTAATCAGAAGTGGCAAGAGAAAATGGACCACTTACAGATCG ttctGGAGGTGTTACAGTTCGGCAGGGATGCGTCTATGGCTGAGTCGTGGCTGGCTGGACAGGAGCCACTGGTCAGGGCAGCAGAATTGGGCTCTAACGTAGACGAGGTTGAGAGTCTTATCAAACGCCACGAAGCCTTTGAAAAACTGGCAGCAGGCTGGGAAGATCGTTTCACACAGCTAGAGAAACTCACCACG CTGGAGGAACAGGAAATTCAAAGAAAAAGGGAAGAGGAAGAGAGGGCCCGACGACCTCCCACACCTCCCCCTGTGGAGGAGGTAGTACAGTCTGAGATCAACGATTCTGCTGCAAG GACGAGTCTGGACCAGACTACACTGAACCAGTCAGTATCTGTCAATGGTGCCTACAGTGACCAGGACACATCACAG TCGTTATTGGTCTCTGTATCTGAACTCCAGAAACCTGAACCTAAACAAGAGAGTAAACTTCAGTCTAACCCAGTTTCTAAACCTGTGCCTAAACCCCACAAGGCACAGGAGCGT GGATCAGAATCTGAATCTGTTAATGGTCCGGGCCGTGACAGCGGTCTGGACTCAGCATCACGCCAGGACCCTTCAGCAACACTGCCAGGGCGAGGAGGAGCAGAGCCCGCCACAGACGCCATGGAGGGCATCCTCTGCAGAAAACAGGAAATGGAATCGCACAACAAAAAAGCAGCCACCAG ATCGTGGCAGAATGTATATTGTGTTTTACGTAAAGGCAGTCTGGGCTTCTATAAGGACAACAAGAGTGCCGCGAATGGAGTCCCATACCACGGAGAAGTTCCCATCAGCCTCAGCGATGCTGTCTGTGAGGTCGCCCACGACTACAAGAAGAGAAAACATGTATTTAAACTTAG gcttGGCGATGGAAAAGAGTTCTTGTTTCAAGCAAAGGATGAG GCTGAGATGAGTTCATGGATACAAGCAATCCAATCAACCCTGACGTCCACCGAGCGTTCGCCGGGTGCCACACGAGGTCTGATTCGGGCGATGACCATGCCACCCATATCTCCCAGCTCGGGCGATGCAGGAGGCGTGACCATGCGCAACAAAGACGGCAAAGAGAGAGACCGCGAGAAGCGTTTCAGTTTCTTTGGCAAGAAGAAATGA